A window of the Tessaracoccus sp. MC1865 genome harbors these coding sequences:
- a CDS encoding flavohemoglobin expression-modulating QEGLA motif protein: MSNNPLSMVDQAIDLQLSQLSTSFRFILDVTPIDANDVKDAFIAGDVREPEFTYRDYIIEPEVLHTVLHSIDVTRVQDATVGALLRNKHRELDLQLSMLRCRGSQDFRNLSIELFGGVHQDLLTAAEAILSRIDASAWSGERLTAEEFLALANEELDYYRGLEPDVDIHAEIRPDSTGVMVSGNLLLIGPEASVSADRANALIQHEVGTHLVTQVNGSHQPLQVLGTGLAGYDETQEGLAVLAEVACGELTASRLRQLAGRVLTVSRMLGGASFRECWEGLVDDGFHPGGAFSTVMRIFRSGGLTKDACYLRGLIDILGHLRSGGDLGAFFLGKFALEDLPLIEELNARGVLSAPVVLPRWFDEASSRERLLVAAQTTDPTELIQGVAA, from the coding sequence ATGAGTAACAACCCGCTCTCGATGGTGGACCAGGCCATCGACCTGCAGCTGTCGCAGCTGAGCACCAGCTTCCGGTTCATCCTGGACGTCACGCCCATCGACGCCAACGACGTGAAGGACGCCTTCATCGCCGGCGACGTGCGGGAGCCGGAGTTCACCTACCGCGACTACATCATCGAGCCGGAGGTGCTCCACACGGTGCTGCACAGCATCGACGTCACCCGCGTGCAGGACGCGACGGTGGGCGCGCTGTTGCGCAACAAGCACCGCGAGCTGGACCTCCAACTGTCGATGTTGCGCTGCCGCGGCTCGCAGGACTTCCGCAACCTCTCCATCGAGCTGTTCGGCGGGGTCCACCAGGACCTGCTCACGGCGGCCGAGGCGATCCTCAGCCGGATCGACGCCTCGGCATGGTCCGGTGAACGGCTGACGGCCGAGGAGTTCCTGGCCCTGGCCAACGAGGAACTCGACTACTACCGCGGGCTCGAACCCGACGTCGACATCCACGCGGAGATCCGGCCGGATTCCACCGGCGTCATGGTGTCGGGCAACCTGCTGCTGATCGGGCCGGAGGCCTCCGTATCGGCGGACCGCGCCAACGCGCTGATCCAGCACGAGGTCGGCACGCACCTCGTCACCCAGGTCAACGGCTCCCACCAGCCGCTCCAGGTTCTGGGTACCGGCCTGGCCGGGTACGACGAGACCCAGGAGGGCCTGGCCGTGCTGGCGGAGGTGGCCTGCGGGGAACTGACCGCGTCGCGGCTCCGGCAACTCGCCGGCCGCGTGCTCACCGTGTCGCGCATGCTCGGCGGGGCGTCGTTCCGCGAATGCTGGGAGGGCCTCGTCGACGACGGCTTCCACCCCGGAGGCGCTTTCTCCACCGTGATGCGCATCTTCCGCTCCGGCGGGCTGACGAAGGACGCCTGCTACCTGCGCGGCCTCATCGACATCCTGGGGCACCTCCGCTCCGGCGGCGACCTCGGCGCCTTCTTCCTCGGCAAGTTCGCCCTGGAGGACCTCCCTCTCATCGAAGAACTCAACGCACGAGGGGTGCTCAGCGCCCCCGTCGTGCTGCCCCGCTGGTTCGACGAGGCCAGCAGCCGCGAGCGGCTCCTCGTCGCAGCCCAGACCACAGACCCCACCGAACTCATCCAAGGAGTTGCAGCATGA
- a CDS encoding sensor histidine kinase yields MARPRFSPQAQDLVVSALLAVLGLVEVWLPMESVFGAGSPAVSSVGIVAVAALLSQRRARPWVAVAALLVWPVLGLLTGGQLQVLFLGQLVPTYVLAYSVARHAPGALRWLAALLIAAYLALADLALPDLRSPGELIFHWATVALAYLIGRGLRASEEKAVAAAVAAEQAEAASRERSAAAVAEERARIARELHDIVTHAVGVMVVQAGAAEQVVDENPEFVRRALGAIRTSGTGAMSEMRRMVQMLRVPDPVAALTPLPGLEALPELVAAVRDAGLEVRVTRTGRHVPLGGGLDLAAYRIVQEALSNVRRHSAATSADVGIHFGDDLRIRVSDPGPALPGSAAPGHGLVGIRERVSLFGGTLTVHDEDGFAVEAVLPLEGP; encoded by the coding sequence ATGGCACGGCCTCGATTCAGCCCGCAGGCGCAGGACCTGGTGGTCTCGGCGCTGCTCGCCGTGCTGGGACTGGTCGAGGTGTGGCTGCCGATGGAGTCCGTCTTCGGGGCCGGCTCGCCCGCGGTCAGTTCCGTCGGCATCGTCGCGGTCGCCGCGCTGCTGTCGCAACGGAGAGCGCGGCCGTGGGTGGCGGTGGCCGCGCTCCTCGTCTGGCCGGTGCTGGGCTTGCTCACCGGCGGTCAGTTACAGGTGCTGTTCCTCGGCCAGTTGGTGCCCACCTACGTCCTGGCCTACTCGGTGGCGCGCCACGCCCCGGGCGCACTGCGGTGGCTCGCCGCGTTGTTGATCGCGGCCTATCTGGCGCTGGCGGACCTGGCGCTGCCGGATCTCCGCAGCCCCGGGGAACTCATCTTCCATTGGGCCACAGTGGCGCTGGCCTACCTCATCGGACGCGGCCTGCGCGCCTCTGAGGAGAAGGCGGTGGCTGCTGCGGTGGCCGCTGAACAGGCCGAGGCGGCGAGCCGGGAACGTTCGGCCGCCGCCGTTGCGGAGGAGCGCGCGAGGATCGCCCGGGAACTGCACGACATCGTCACGCACGCCGTCGGCGTGATGGTGGTGCAGGCGGGGGCAGCGGAGCAGGTGGTCGACGAGAACCCGGAGTTCGTGCGGCGCGCGCTGGGCGCCATCCGCACCAGCGGCACGGGCGCAATGTCGGAGATGCGGCGCATGGTCCAGATGCTCCGCGTGCCGGACCCGGTGGCGGCGCTGACGCCCCTGCCGGGGCTGGAGGCGCTGCCTGAGCTCGTGGCCGCGGTCCGCGACGCGGGGCTCGAGGTCCGCGTCACCCGGACCGGCCGGCACGTGCCGCTCGGCGGAGGGCTGGATCTGGCGGCCTACCGGATCGTGCAGGAGGCGCTCAGCAACGTGCGTCGACACTCAGCGGCGACCTCGGCGGACGTGGGCATCCATTTCGGCGACGACCTGCGCATCAGAGTCAGCGACCCCGGCCCGGCCCTGCCGGGAAGCGCCGCCCCCGGTCACGGCCTGGTCGGGATCCGCGAGCGGGTCTCCCTGTTCGGCGGCACGCTGACGGTCCACGACGAGGACGGGTTCGCCGTCGAGGCCGTCCTGCCGTTGGAGGGTCCATGA
- a CDS encoding N-formylglutamate amidohydrolase has product MQPFEFLGDWSGQLIATSIHAGHDLSPEIARSMVLDEEVRFREEDPFTDLIAGRIPARVNVHLSRFETDLNRIRTKAVYRTPDDCWGLKVWDTDELPEDAVDIALTGYDAFYAALAERLDVVAERGPFVIYDVHSYNHRRDGADAPDEPVEENPEVNLGTGSLNHETFGDVAGAFRESMLGQGFDIRENVKFKGQNLAWFVHERYPGVGCVLAIEFKKTFMDEWTGEPDHEHIERLAAALEQTQGPVLAALAEIPERHIPQHRDPEQAMAGEGG; this is encoded by the coding sequence ATGCAACCATTCGAGTTCCTCGGTGACTGGTCCGGTCAACTGATCGCCACCTCCATCCATGCCGGGCATGACCTGAGCCCAGAGATCGCCAGGTCCATGGTGCTCGACGAGGAGGTGCGCTTCCGCGAGGAGGACCCCTTCACGGACCTCATCGCCGGTCGCATCCCGGCCCGGGTCAACGTGCACCTGTCGCGGTTCGAGACGGATCTCAACCGGATCCGCACCAAGGCCGTCTACCGGACGCCGGACGACTGCTGGGGGCTCAAGGTCTGGGACACCGACGAACTTCCCGAGGACGCGGTCGACATCGCCCTGACAGGCTATGACGCGTTCTATGCCGCCTTGGCGGAGCGCCTCGATGTGGTGGCCGAGCGCGGCCCGTTCGTCATCTATGACGTGCATTCCTACAACCATCGCCGCGACGGCGCGGACGCCCCCGACGAGCCGGTCGAGGAGAACCCGGAGGTCAACCTCGGCACCGGCTCGCTGAACCATGAGACGTTCGGCGACGTGGCGGGCGCCTTCCGCGAATCGATGCTGGGTCAGGGCTTCGACATCCGCGAGAACGTGAAGTTCAAGGGCCAGAACCTCGCCTGGTTCGTCCACGAGCGCTACCCCGGCGTGGGCTGTGTGCTGGCCATCGAGTTCAAGAAGACGTTCATGGACGAGTGGACGGGGGAGCCGGACCACGAGCACATCGAACGGCTCGCCGCCGCCCTCGAGCAGACCCAGGGCCCGGTGCTGGCGGCGCTCGCCGAGATCCCCGAGCGGCACATCCCGCAGCACCGGGATCCCGAGCAGGCCATGGCTGGCGAGGGCGGATGA
- a CDS encoding response regulator transcription factor: MIRVLIVDDQELVRAGFRLILERAGLTVVGEAGDGEVAVELTRRERPDVVLMDIRMPRLDGVAATQRILAGPGSRPKILVLTTFDLDEYVWSAVRAGASGFLLKDVAPDDLVHAVRVVARGESMLAPALIGRLLEQFTRRPSPGVTPEVLGSLSERELDVVRLVARGLSNAEIGARLYLSETTVKTYVSRVLGKLDLRDRVQVAVLAYESGLVQPGS; encoded by the coding sequence ATGATCAGGGTGTTGATCGTGGACGACCAGGAACTGGTGCGCGCCGGGTTCAGGCTGATCCTGGAGCGTGCGGGGCTGACGGTGGTGGGGGAGGCAGGCGACGGTGAGGTCGCCGTCGAACTGACCCGCCGGGAGCGCCCCGACGTCGTGCTGATGGACATCCGGATGCCCAGGCTCGACGGCGTCGCCGCCACGCAGCGGATCCTCGCAGGGCCGGGGTCGCGCCCGAAGATCCTGGTGCTGACCACGTTCGACCTCGACGAGTACGTGTGGTCGGCGGTGCGTGCGGGCGCCTCGGGGTTCCTGCTGAAGGACGTCGCGCCCGACGACCTGGTGCACGCGGTCCGTGTGGTGGCGAGGGGCGAGTCGATGTTGGCGCCCGCCCTGATCGGTCGCCTGTTGGAACAGTTCACGCGCCGTCCCTCGCCGGGCGTCACGCCCGAGGTGTTGGGCTCGTTGAGCGAGCGCGAGCTGGACGTCGTCCGGCTGGTGGCCCGTGGGCTGTCCAACGCGGAGATCGGCGCCCGGCTGTACCTCAGCGAGACCACGGTGAAGACGTATGTCTCCCGGGTCCTGGGCAAGCTCGACCTCCGCGACCGCGTCCAGGTCGCCGTCCTGGCCTACGAGTCCGGTCTCGTCCAGCCCGGCTCCTGA
- the thrC gene encoding threonine synthase, which translates to MLYVSTRDASGAPGKRFSDILLEGLSADGGLYLPDSYPQVSVAQLDAWRTLLAEEGYAALAFEIVSLFIDDIPAEDLRGIVGRAYEPSKFLDPAVVPLTQLSDGLWLAHLSNGPSAAFKDMAMQLLGELFAYELERRGERITILGATSGDTGSSAMYALRGKQGVKVFMLSPQGRMTPFQQAQMFSIDDPDIVNIAVDGVFDDCQDIVKAINADADFKARHKIGAVNSINWARLLAQVVYYFAAWLRLPEKHAGPVSFAVPSGNFGNIAAGHIAREMGLPIHRLILATNENNVLEEFFRTGVYRVRAGAETQATSSPSMDISKASNFERFISDLLGRDAARVRELFVDELGSHGSFDLGGTPEFRGQVERFGFVAGTSTHQNRLDQIRRVFRADGVVIDPHTADAVQVAGSLPVDGPVIVLETALPVKFAETIVEAIGVVPSRPARFEGIEDLPRRVLSAPNDAVAVRAIIERSA; encoded by the coding sequence ATGCTCTACGTCTCCACCCGTGATGCCTCGGGCGCGCCCGGCAAGCGGTTCAGCGACATCCTGCTCGAGGGTCTATCCGCCGACGGCGGGCTGTACCTGCCGGACAGTTACCCGCAGGTCTCCGTCGCCCAACTCGATGCCTGGCGCACGCTGCTGGCGGAGGAGGGCTACGCGGCGCTCGCGTTCGAGATCGTGTCGCTGTTCATCGACGACATCCCGGCCGAGGACCTGCGCGGCATCGTGGGGCGGGCCTACGAGCCGTCGAAGTTCCTCGACCCCGCCGTCGTGCCGCTGACGCAGTTGAGCGACGGGTTGTGGTTGGCGCACCTGAGCAACGGCCCGTCCGCCGCCTTCAAGGACATGGCGATGCAACTGCTGGGCGAGCTGTTCGCCTACGAACTGGAGCGCCGCGGTGAGAGGATCACCATTCTGGGCGCCACCAGCGGCGACACCGGGTCCTCGGCCATGTACGCGCTCCGCGGCAAGCAGGGCGTGAAGGTGTTCATGCTGTCGCCGCAGGGCCGGATGACGCCGTTCCAGCAGGCGCAGATGTTCTCCATCGACGACCCGGACATCGTCAACATCGCCGTCGACGGGGTGTTCGACGACTGCCAGGACATCGTCAAGGCCATCAACGCGGATGCCGACTTCAAGGCCCGGCACAAGATCGGGGCCGTGAACTCCATCAACTGGGCGCGCCTGCTGGCCCAGGTCGTCTACTACTTCGCCGCCTGGCTGCGGCTCCCCGAAAAGCACGCGGGGCCGGTCAGCTTCGCCGTGCCGTCGGGCAACTTCGGCAACATCGCCGCCGGCCACATCGCCCGCGAGATGGGCCTGCCCATCCACCGGCTCATCCTGGCCACCAACGAGAACAACGTGCTGGAGGAGTTCTTCCGCACCGGCGTCTACCGCGTGCGGGCGGGTGCCGAGACGCAGGCCACGAGCTCGCCGTCGATGGATATCTCGAAGGCCTCGAACTTCGAGCGCTTCATCTCCGACCTGCTGGGTCGCGACGCCGCCCGCGTGCGGGAGCTGTTCGTCGACGAACTGGGCTCCCACGGCTCCTTCGACCTGGGCGGCACCCCGGAGTTCCGCGGCCAGGTCGAGCGGTTCGGGTTCGTGGCGGGTACGTCCACGCACCAGAACCGGCTGGACCAGATCCGGCGGGTCTTCCGGGCCGACGGCGTGGTCATCGACCCGCACACTGCCGACGCCGTGCAGGTCGCCGGCAGCCTACCCGTCGACGGCCCGGTCATCGTGCTGGAGACCGCGCTGCCAGTGAAGTTCGCCGAGACCATCGTCGAGGCCATCGGCGTGGTGCCGTCACGTCCGGCGCGCTTCGAGGGGATCGAGGATCTGCCCCGACGCGTCCTCAGCGCCCCGAACGACGCCGTCGCCGTCCGCGCGATCATCGAGCGTTCCGCGTAG
- a CDS encoding glutathione synthetase → MKIGFVVNDVMTEKAEYTTTRLAMHATNMGHEAWLMGMGNFAYEPDGSLSARARAGAGKNYRSLERYIEDVQKPTSEERLPLSEFDIVMLRSDPADDAQGSAWANNAGVAFGQLIASTGVLVVNDPTSLANALSKAYFQHFPEAVRPTTLISRDEAQIVDFVKDLGGRAVLKPLQGSGGSGVFLVNTDESPNMNQIIEAISRDGYVVAQEYLEEAKNGDVRMFVMNGKPLMMNGKYAAFRRRSSGSDLRSNMSAGGKAEAVKVSDEMLEMVHVVRPKLVADGMFLVGLDIVGDKLMEVNVFSPGGLGSCAALYDENFATAVITDLERKLEIRRHYGNQISNISLAAL, encoded by the coding sequence ATGAAGATCGGATTCGTCGTCAACGACGTCATGACCGAGAAGGCCGAATACACCACCACCAGGCTGGCCATGCACGCCACCAACATGGGTCATGAGGCGTGGCTGATGGGGATGGGCAACTTCGCCTACGAGCCCGACGGCTCCCTCAGCGCCCGCGCCCGCGCCGGGGCCGGCAAGAACTACCGCTCACTCGAGCGCTACATCGAGGACGTGCAGAAGCCCACGTCTGAGGAGCGGCTGCCGCTCAGCGAGTTCGACATCGTGATGCTCCGCTCGGATCCCGCCGACGACGCGCAGGGCTCGGCGTGGGCCAACAACGCGGGGGTCGCCTTCGGGCAGCTCATCGCCTCGACGGGGGTCCTGGTGGTCAACGACCCCACCAGCCTGGCCAACGCGCTCTCCAAGGCCTACTTCCAGCACTTCCCGGAGGCGGTGCGCCCCACTACGCTCATCTCGCGTGACGAGGCCCAGATCGTCGACTTCGTGAAGGATCTCGGCGGCCGTGCCGTGCTGAAGCCGTTGCAGGGTTCCGGTGGCAGCGGCGTGTTCCTGGTGAACACGGACGAATCCCCCAACATGAACCAGATCATCGAGGCGATCTCCCGCGACGGCTACGTCGTGGCCCAGGAGTACCTTGAGGAGGCGAAGAACGGCGATGTGCGGATGTTCGTGATGAACGGCAAGCCGCTGATGATGAACGGCAAGTATGCGGCCTTCCGACGCCGGTCGAGCGGGTCCGACCTGCGCTCCAACATGTCGGCCGGGGGCAAGGCGGAGGCCGTCAAGGTCTCCGATGAAATGCTCGAGATGGTGCATGTGGTGCGGCCCAAGCTCGTCGCCGACGGGATGTTCCTCGTCGGGCTCGACATCGTGGGCGACAAGCTCATGGAGGTCAACGTCTTCAGCCCCGGTGGTCTGGGCTCCTGCGCCGCGCTGTACGACGAGAACTTCGCGACCGCGGTGATCACGGATCTGGAGCGCAAGCTCGAGATCCGCCGGCACTACGGAAACCAGATCTCCAACATCAGCCTGGCCGCCCTCTAG